The Terriglobus tenax genome contains a region encoding:
- the ppk1 gene encoding polyphosphate kinase 1, translated as MPRRSSPARVPHRFFNRDESWLRFNWRVLEEAQDARNPLLERVKFLAITASNLDEFVEIRVAGILQRLEDGYVTPATEADDGMSEQNRLEELNRLMHAFVHDQYRCWNEQLLPALEKAGIRVLEWSQLDDTAREHAEQYYNDEVDPLLTPVTIDPAHPFPRVLNKALCIALLLRRKRKGSAPAQPVLGVITVPRSLPRLVKLPCSSGCTEFIFLHDLIEAQAERLYRGYEVLAKTAFRVTRNSNLYLQEEETRSLLESVRSELHNRRKGDAVRLEVSEDADPEIVERLRANFELDERQVFMTDGPVNLSRLMNLYSGVDNDGLKFPPFHGREYRLDRKSADLWEELRSNDILLHHPFDTYSLVEEFIEAAAEDPAVVSMKQTLYRTSADSPMFAALVDAAQLKDVTVVVELMARFDEASNIRWARTLEDAGVQVFHGIFGLKTHCKLALMVRRDPDGVVRRYAHLGTGNYNPVTARFYSDISLLTANPEITHGVQAVFNYLTAEAEGELYRPLMVAPLTLADDMERLIEREIEHAKAGRPAHMIAKMNGLLDRRLIEAMYRASQAGVEIDLIIRGMCALRPGVPGLSDRIRVRSIVGRFLEHSRIFWFLNDGKDEVYCGSADWMPRNLYERCEAVFPIYAPEMLRRLRDDILGSYLRDDAKARLLTPDGHYVRPSQVSKPFSAQDYLMQLSEGASPQIPQAEAPAPQPARPVRSMKKS; from the coding sequence ATGCCTCGTAGATCGTCCCCCGCGCGGGTTCCTCACCGTTTTTTCAATCGCGACGAAAGCTGGCTGCGCTTCAACTGGCGAGTGCTGGAAGAGGCCCAGGATGCTCGCAACCCCCTGCTCGAACGCGTCAAGTTCCTGGCCATCACCGCCAGCAATCTGGACGAGTTTGTCGAGATTCGCGTCGCTGGCATTCTGCAGCGTCTGGAAGACGGTTACGTAACGCCCGCCACCGAAGCCGACGACGGCATGAGCGAACAGAACCGCCTGGAAGAGCTGAACCGCCTGATGCACGCCTTCGTGCATGACCAATACCGGTGCTGGAACGAGCAGCTTCTGCCGGCTCTTGAAAAGGCGGGCATCCGCGTTCTGGAATGGTCACAACTGGACGATACCGCACGCGAGCACGCCGAGCAGTACTACAACGACGAAGTTGACCCCCTGCTGACACCGGTCACCATCGACCCCGCGCATCCCTTTCCTCGCGTTCTGAACAAGGCGCTATGCATTGCCCTGCTGCTCCGCCGCAAGCGGAAGGGCTCCGCTCCGGCGCAGCCTGTCCTTGGCGTCATCACCGTGCCCCGCTCCTTGCCCCGGCTGGTCAAACTGCCCTGCAGCAGCGGATGCACCGAGTTCATCTTCCTGCATGACCTGATCGAAGCACAGGCGGAGCGCCTGTACCGCGGCTACGAGGTACTGGCCAAGACCGCCTTCCGCGTGACGCGCAACTCGAACCTCTACCTGCAGGAAGAAGAGACCCGCTCCCTGCTGGAGAGCGTGCGAAGCGAACTCCACAATCGCCGGAAGGGGGATGCTGTCCGCCTGGAGGTCAGCGAAGATGCAGATCCGGAGATCGTCGAACGGCTGCGCGCCAACTTTGAACTGGACGAGCGCCAGGTCTTCATGACAGACGGCCCCGTGAACCTCTCGCGCCTGATGAACCTGTACTCCGGCGTCGATAACGATGGACTGAAGTTCCCGCCCTTCCACGGCCGCGAGTACCGCCTTGACCGCAAGTCCGCCGACCTGTGGGAAGAGCTGCGCTCGAACGACATTCTGCTGCATCACCCCTTTGACACCTACAGCCTGGTGGAAGAGTTCATTGAAGCCGCTGCCGAAGACCCGGCCGTGGTCAGCATGAAGCAGACGCTGTACCGCACCAGCGCCGACTCGCCCATGTTTGCTGCCCTCGTCGACGCCGCGCAGTTGAAGGATGTTACGGTCGTTGTTGAGCTGATGGCCCGCTTTGACGAGGCCTCGAATATCCGCTGGGCGCGCACGCTGGAGGACGCCGGCGTGCAGGTCTTTCACGGAATCTTCGGCCTGAAGACACACTGCAAATTGGCGCTCATGGTTCGCCGCGATCCAGATGGTGTCGTGCGCCGTTACGCGCACCTTGGCACTGGCAATTACAACCCCGTTACAGCGCGTTTCTACTCTGACATCAGCCTTCTTACGGCAAATCCTGAGATCACGCACGGTGTTCAGGCCGTCTTCAACTACCTGACAGCCGAGGCCGAGGGCGAACTCTACCGTCCGTTGATGGTTGCCCCGCTGACGCTGGCGGACGACATGGAACGGCTGATCGAGCGTGAGATTGAGCACGCAAAGGCAGGCAGACCCGCACACATGATCGCCAAGATGAACGGCCTGCTGGACCGCCGGCTGATCGAGGCCATGTATCGTGCCAGCCAGGCCGGTGTGGAGATTGATCTCATTATTCGCGGCATGTGCGCCCTGCGTCCCGGAGTTCCCGGCCTCAGCGATCGGATCCGCGTGCGCTCCATCGTCGGCCGTTTTCTCGAGCACAGCCGCATCTTCTGGTTCCTGAACGATGGGAAGGACGAGGTCTACTGTGGCAGTGCCGACTGGATGCCACGCAACCTGTACGAACGTTGCGAGGCCGTTTTCCCGATCTACGCTCCGGAGATGCTGCGCCGTCTGCGCGACGATATTCTCGGCAGCTATCTACGTGACGATGCCAAGGCCCGCCTGCTGACGCCTGACGGCCACTACGTGCGCCCGTCGCAGGTCAGCAAACCCTTCAGCGCCCAGGATTACCTGATGCAGCTCTCAGAAGGTGCGAGCCCCCAGATACCGCAGGCTGAGGCGCCTGCGCCCCAGCCTGCAAGGCCGGTCCGCAGTATGAAGAAGAGCTAG
- a CDS encoding efflux RND transporter periplasmic adaptor subunit, which yields MAQKESSSTRTLVVALLVLAVLVAVGFGLRSVLRSKVSIHAAQVGFENLTSTVSTNGKVQPVEPFDAHAPMAGTVEEIYVNAGDKVKAGQLLIHLNDSEARSRLATAQSALAGAQASMHDLEAGGTTDERIGMSSDLSKARLQEQQAQRDVTALQLLQQKGAASGSEVLAAQQRLENARSSRIAIEQRFSSATRYSTQDRTRVKAQESDASAAVASARKLYGELNVRAPFEGTVYSIPVQESDFVPAGETLFSLANLDRIQVTAYFDEPEVGKLAVNQAVTIVWDAKPGKVWHGHVVQVPTTIINYGTRNVGECIISVDDAHGDLLPNTNVTVTVTTLQHPHAMSIPREALHTQGADSYVLRIVDGKLVRTPVKVGAALTPTRIEIASGLSITDKVAVNSTDNSELTDGLLVNVVE from the coding sequence ATGGCCCAGAAAGAATCTAGTTCCACTCGCACACTCGTCGTCGCTCTGCTTGTCCTGGCGGTTTTGGTTGCCGTTGGGTTCGGTCTGCGCTCCGTTTTGCGCAGCAAGGTCAGCATTCATGCCGCGCAGGTTGGCTTTGAAAATCTGACCAGCACGGTTTCCACCAACGGCAAGGTACAGCCGGTGGAGCCGTTTGACGCCCATGCTCCCATGGCCGGAACCGTCGAGGAGATTTATGTCAATGCCGGCGACAAGGTGAAGGCCGGTCAGTTGCTGATCCACCTGAATGATTCCGAGGCCCGAAGCCGTCTTGCGACGGCGCAATCCGCGCTGGCTGGAGCACAGGCTTCTATGCATGACCTGGAGGCAGGCGGCACCACCGACGAACGCATCGGCATGAGCTCAGACCTGTCCAAGGCACGGCTTCAGGAGCAGCAGGCCCAGCGCGACGTGACCGCCCTGCAGCTTTTACAGCAGAAGGGTGCCGCTTCCGGCAGCGAAGTACTGGCCGCGCAGCAGCGGCTTGAGAACGCCCGCTCCTCCCGTATCGCCATCGAGCAGCGCTTCTCTTCCGCGACGCGTTACAGCACGCAGGATCGAACCCGCGTCAAGGCGCAGGAGAGTGACGCTTCGGCCGCTGTCGCTTCCGCCCGCAAGCTGTATGGCGAGCTGAATGTCCGTGCTCCCTTCGAGGGAACGGTCTATTCGATTCCGGTCCAGGAGTCTGACTTTGTTCCCGCAGGAGAGACCCTGTTCTCCCTGGCCAACCTTGATCGTATCCAGGTTACGGCGTACTTTGACGAGCCCGAGGTCGGCAAGCTGGCCGTCAACCAGGCTGTCACGATTGTGTGGGATGCCAAGCCCGGCAAGGTATGGCACGGGCACGTTGTACAGGTGCCTACCACCATCATCAACTACGGCACGCGAAACGTCGGCGAGTGCATCATCAGCGTGGATGACGCCCATGGCGACCTGTTGCCGAATACCAACGTCACGGTGACCGTGACCACCCTGCAGCATCCGCACGCCATGTCTATTCCGCGTGAGGCGCTGCACACGCAGGGTGCTGACAGCTATGTTCTGCGCATTGTGGATGGCAAACTGGTGCGCACTCCCGTGAAGGTAGGCGCTGCTTTGACGCCGACCCGGATTGAGATCGCCAGCGGCCTGTCTATTACCGACAAAGTCGCGGTTAACTCGACGGACAACAGCGAACTGACTGACGGTTTGCTGGTGAATGTTGTCGAATAA
- a CDS encoding tetratricopeptide repeat protein, producing MLSNKASMMHRLNPVFLLLLLTIPLSLRAMDVSEARAALMAGRVDELSSALEPAVKANPHDAVSHHLLCRAYYAQELPDRAVPHCEAAVANDSDNAVYLLWLGRAYGQKADKSGPFTGFSMAKRSVASFERAYQLAPKDLEAINDLGEFYARAPSIVGGGTDKARQLAEKIQPLSAVKYHRILSIVAEKEKNYVAAESELKRELESRRNAENLMDLVAFYDRRKRVDDAVGVVKEVFATDRQRTSASFDAATFLVEQNRESALAEKVLKEYLASPAKSDSGPAFRAHLMLGKILERQGDKDGAQAEYRTSLSLAKDYAPTRKALGM from the coding sequence ATGTTGTCGAATAAGGCGTCGATGATGCATCGCCTGAACCCGGTTTTCCTGCTGTTGCTGCTGACGATCCCGCTCTCACTGCGGGCTATGGACGTCTCCGAGGCGCGTGCTGCCCTGATGGCTGGCCGCGTCGACGAGCTTTCCTCTGCTCTGGAGCCGGCGGTTAAGGCAAATCCGCACGACGCGGTTTCGCACCATCTGCTTTGCCGCGCCTACTACGCCCAGGAGCTTCCGGATCGCGCCGTTCCCCACTGCGAGGCAGCTGTCGCCAATGATTCCGACAACGCGGTCTACCTGCTCTGGCTGGGCCGAGCCTACGGCCAGAAGGCTGATAAATCCGGACCGTTTACCGGCTTCAGCATGGCCAAGCGCAGTGTGGCTTCGTTTGAGCGCGCCTACCAGCTTGCTCCGAAAGACCTGGAAGCGATCAACGACCTCGGTGAGTTCTATGCCCGCGCCCCTTCCATCGTGGGTGGCGGGACGGACAAGGCTCGCCAGCTGGCGGAGAAGATTCAGCCCCTCTCTGCCGTCAAGTACCACCGCATCCTCTCCATCGTTGCCGAGAAGGAAAAGAACTACGTCGCCGCAGAGAGCGAACTGAAACGCGAGCTTGAAAGCAGGCGTAACGCAGAGAACCTGATGGACCTGGTTGCGTTTTACGATCGCCGGAAGCGTGTCGACGACGCGGTTGGAGTGGTGAAAGAAGTATTTGCCACGGACCGCCAGCGTACCAGCGCCAGTTTTGATGCAGCGACCTTTCTGGTCGAGCAGAACCGTGAATCTGCGCTGGCCGAGAAGGTCCTGAAGGAGTATCTCGCCTCGCCCGCGAAATCTGATTCCGGCCCTGCCTTCCGTGCTCACCTGATGCTTGGCAAGATTCTGGAGCGCCAGGGAGACAAGGATGGTGCTCAGGCGGAATACCGCACATCGCTTTCCCTTGCCAAAGATTACGCGCCGACCCGCAAAGCGCTTGGCATGTGA
- a CDS encoding VOC family protein, giving the protein MRKLLFALLISATTALSAQSVPMDGFAHVAIRVKDVPAARAFYEKIGYIQAFTLENKGVLDRSFMKINDDQFIELYPVTEKQPEVGFLHLCFYGSDLDSLHKQYVKDELKPNELRKAGAGNLLFTMEGPEKQNIEYTQYMPGSLHSNDHGKHLGTPVSGKLVSVSLAMKDVPAARAFYTEKLRFPVTKTQSFAIPGTSGETVMIEDDQIGARMHVAFQVKSLKQAAASLKKRGVAFKSAKGSLSTTDPDGNIVEFRERAM; this is encoded by the coding sequence ATGCGTAAGCTGCTGTTCGCCCTGCTGATCAGTGCCACCACGGCGCTCTCCGCCCAGTCTGTCCCCATGGACGGCTTTGCCCACGTTGCGATCCGCGTCAAGGATGTGCCTGCGGCGCGCGCTTTCTACGAGAAGATTGGTTACATCCAGGCCTTCACGCTGGAAAATAAAGGTGTTCTGGATCGTTCGTTCATGAAGATCAACGATGACCAGTTCATTGAGCTTTACCCGGTAACGGAGAAGCAGCCCGAAGTTGGCTTCCTCCACCTGTGCTTTTATGGCAGCGATCTCGATTCCCTGCACAAGCAGTATGTGAAGGATGAACTGAAGCCGAACGAACTACGCAAGGCCGGCGCCGGCAACCTGTTGTTCACCATGGAAGGGCCGGAGAAGCAGAACATTGAGTACACGCAGTACATGCCCGGCTCGCTGCACTCCAACGATCATGGCAAGCACCTTGGAACGCCGGTCTCCGGCAAGCTGGTCAGTGTCTCGCTGGCCATGAAGGATGTGCCCGCGGCGCGCGCTTTCTACACGGAGAAGCTCCGCTTCCCGGTAACGAAGACGCAAAGCTTTGCCATCCCCGGTACATCGGGCGAAACCGTCATGATCGAGGATGACCAGATCGGCGCACGCATGCACGTCGCCTTCCAGGTGAAGAGCCTGAAACAGGCGGCTGCCAGCCTGAAGAAGCGTGGTGTCGCGTTCAAGTCCGCAAAGGGCTCGCTCTCCACGACAGACCCGGATGGGAATATCGTGGAGTTCCGCGAGCGGGCAATGTAG
- a CDS encoding Ig-like domain repeat protein, producing the protein MLNFRCFAASFLALVSISASAQIPNRAKPLITQPVNDARRVALRGTIHPLVHSASDQGSVGDAVSLDRMLMTLRRSEDQETELKQLIDQQQDKTSANYHRWLTPDEFGARFGASDSDISTLTSWLTSHGFSNVSVSKGRTTVEFSGSAGTARQAFGLSMHRFSYLGKQRTANVTDPLIPAALAPLVAGFSSLNNFPRHTFSQNYGAYRRDAKTGKLQPTGNGPSSQYVFTSGGSRYLGLTPYDFATLYNLKPLWNTSVDGTGQTIAIVGQSDLDPQDFVNFRTLFGLPLGNTSGPTGTQYLNILHNGPNPGFLDDEIEGDIDVQWSGAAAPGATIDYVSSLGTETTAGIDLSALYIIDNNLAPIISESWGICEFFAGTDGNSFYSSLWQQAAAQGITIMVAAGDAGSGTCDQNKSYASYGLTVNAIASTPYSTAVGGTDFQTFFDDNGQFGSGNNTTTKQSISAYIPETTWNNTCTNEQLGLSSLFPGSSAETICNNSLAQTRYGLLTTTGGGGGRSNCISLTGNTLSTCTGGYAKPSWQTGSGVPSDNVRDLPDVSLFASNGFSGAFYIICQADAISSGAGCNIAAPYSDLLGVGGTSVGSPAMAGIMALVAQKNGGGRLGNANYNLYALFNRQVTAGTGCNSSLTPNAACNFNDVTTGTNSVPCVKGSANCSLTNSADTYGILSGFSSTSGFDLTTGLGTVNAANLANNWSTVTYAATATTLSLSPTTITHGTPVAATVTVTSGSGTPTGDVSINGNTTNGSVGQGTLTAGNYSHNFNNFPGGTYLVTAHYGGDQTRGASDSNAVSLTVTPENSKTALQPLFYNVTTGAVSTASSMSYGQYLALIKFTVAAASCSGITPCNGTPTGTIAVQNNGAAYGTGNYKLNSEGVAEIQTIDLTPGSYSFAGAYSGDASFNASTSNSGGFTVSKSPTNTSFTAGASTLSAGQTAVLNITVPSSSYGNILQTGTVSILNGSTVLGTVAVTGTYSTATGLNYATATYTLNASQLTTGPNSITVQYSGDNNYLGSTSGATTIYLPAVSTTTLSLSPSSIAIGTTNVTATYGVTSTTPGTIAGTVNFTVDGVNAGSTTTLSGTYALPTSSLSAAAHTVYAVFTSSNSSYQNSVSAPATLTVTPAPTFTLGASPASLTVTRGVPGTANISVTAVNGFSSSVALACSISGSPTGAVCGLSPSTVTPGVVSVLNITTVRGSSRTGSFAHWKPAAFGGVAFAGLLFLLRPRRRRMMPLLGLLLLLGAAGAMNGCGGGGTASTGTPGTPVGTYTVTITGTSGAITQTATLSLTVN; encoded by the coding sequence ATGTTGAACTTTCGCTGCTTTGCAGCTTCTTTTCTGGCCCTTGTTTCCATCTCCGCATCCGCACAGATCCCCAACCGTGCCAAGCCTCTGATCACCCAGCCGGTCAACGATGCGCGCCGTGTTGCGCTGCGTGGCACCATTCATCCGCTGGTGCACTCCGCCAGTGACCAGGGTTCCGTAGGGGATGCTGTGTCCCTGGACAGGATGCTGATGACGCTGCGCCGCAGCGAAGACCAGGAAACCGAACTGAAGCAGTTGATCGATCAGCAGCAGGACAAGACCTCGGCCAACTACCACCGCTGGCTGACGCCAGACGAGTTTGGAGCGCGCTTCGGGGCATCAGATTCCGACATCTCAACGCTGACAAGCTGGCTTACCTCACACGGCTTCAGCAATGTTTCCGTCAGCAAGGGACGTACGACGGTGGAGTTTTCCGGATCTGCCGGAACAGCACGGCAGGCTTTTGGTCTCTCCATGCACCGCTTCTCGTACCTGGGCAAGCAGCGCACGGCAAACGTGACCGATCCGCTGATTCCAGCGGCGCTGGCTCCACTGGTGGCTGGCTTCAGCTCGTTGAATAACTTTCCGAGACACACCTTCAGCCAGAACTACGGAGCGTATCGCCGCGATGCGAAGACCGGGAAACTGCAGCCTACCGGGAACGGGCCTTCCTCGCAGTATGTGTTTACCTCGGGTGGGTCCCGGTATCTGGGACTGACTCCGTATGATTTCGCAACGCTTTACAACCTGAAGCCACTATGGAATACCTCGGTGGACGGAACCGGGCAGACGATCGCCATCGTGGGGCAATCTGACCTTGATCCGCAGGATTTTGTGAACTTCCGCACCCTGTTTGGTCTGCCGCTGGGCAATACCTCCGGGCCAACAGGAACGCAATATCTGAATATCCTTCACAACGGCCCGAATCCAGGCTTCCTGGACGACGAAATTGAGGGCGACATCGATGTGCAATGGTCGGGCGCGGCAGCTCCTGGTGCAACCATCGATTATGTTTCTTCGCTGGGCACAGAAACAACGGCGGGCATCGATCTCTCGGCGCTCTACATCATCGACAATAACCTTGCGCCGATCATCAGCGAAAGCTGGGGTATCTGCGAGTTCTTTGCCGGTACAGACGGCAATAGCTTTTACAGCAGCCTGTGGCAGCAGGCGGCGGCACAGGGGATTACCATCATGGTGGCCGCAGGCGACGCAGGCTCCGGCACCTGCGACCAGAACAAGAGCTATGCCAGCTACGGCCTGACCGTCAATGCGATTGCATCCACCCCCTACAGCACAGCCGTGGGCGGTACGGACTTCCAGACCTTCTTCGATGACAACGGCCAGTTCGGTTCGGGGAACAACACTACAACCAAGCAGTCCATCTCCGCCTACATCCCGGAGACGACCTGGAACAATACCTGCACGAATGAGCAACTTGGGCTGAGCAGCCTGTTTCCCGGAAGTTCGGCGGAGACCATCTGCAACAACTCTCTGGCGCAGACACGATACGGACTGTTGACCACAACCGGTGGCGGTGGTGGACGCAGCAACTGCATTAGCCTGACCGGCAATACGCTTTCCACCTGCACGGGTGGTTATGCCAAGCCATCGTGGCAGACCGGCAGTGGCGTTCCTTCGGACAACGTCCGGGATCTCCCGGATGTCTCTCTCTTTGCCTCGAACGGGTTTTCAGGAGCGTTCTACATCATCTGCCAGGCGGACGCGATTTCCAGCGGCGCCGGATGCAATATCGCGGCGCCCTACAGCGACCTGCTAGGCGTAGGCGGAACCTCCGTGGGATCACCGGCCATGGCAGGCATTATGGCCTTGGTGGCGCAGAAGAATGGTGGAGGACGACTGGGCAACGCGAACTACAACCTGTATGCGTTGTTCAACAGGCAGGTCACGGCGGGTACGGGCTGTAACTCCAGCTTGACACCAAATGCGGCCTGTAACTTTAACGATGTGACGACAGGTACCAACAGCGTTCCCTGCGTCAAGGGATCGGCGAACTGCTCGCTAACAAATAGCGCGGATACCTATGGCATTCTCTCCGGCTTCAGTTCAACCTCCGGCTTCGATCTGACCACGGGACTTGGCACAGTAAACGCCGCAAACCTGGCGAATAACTGGTCAACGGTCACATACGCAGCCACGGCCACGACGCTGTCGCTTTCGCCGACTACGATCACCCATGGAACACCGGTGGCAGCAACGGTGACGGTCACCTCCGGCTCCGGCACGCCAACCGGCGATGTGTCGATCAATGGCAATACAACCAATGGTTCTGTCGGCCAGGGGACGCTGACGGCAGGGAACTATTCGCACAACTTCAATAACTTCCCCGGTGGCACGTACCTGGTAACGGCGCACTATGGAGGCGATCAGACGCGTGGCGCCTCGGACTCAAATGCTGTCAGCCTCACCGTAACTCCGGAAAACAGCAAAACAGCACTGCAACCGCTGTTTTATAACGTCACTACAGGTGCCGTCAGTACGGCGAGCAGCATGTCCTATGGGCAGTATCTCGCACTGATTAAATTCACCGTTGCCGCTGCAAGCTGTTCAGGGATCACACCGTGCAACGGCACGCCGACCGGAACGATTGCAGTGCAGAACAATGGCGCTGCGTATGGCACGGGCAACTACAAACTGAATAGCGAAGGTGTTGCAGAGATCCAGACCATCGACCTGACGCCAGGAAGCTACAGCTTTGCCGGAGCGTACAGCGGCGATGCCAGCTTCAACGCAAGCACCTCGAACAGCGGCGGATTTACCGTCTCCAAGTCCCCCACAAATACCAGCTTTACGGCTGGCGCCAGCACGCTGTCAGCGGGGCAAACGGCAGTTCTTAATATCACCGTGCCAAGTTCCAGTTATGGAAATATTCTGCAGACAGGCACGGTATCGATCCTGAATGGAAGTACCGTGCTGGGCACAGTGGCTGTCACCGGAACTTATTCCACAGCAACTGGACTGAACTACGCGACTGCAACCTACACGTTGAATGCCAGCCAGTTGACGACCGGGCCGAACAGCATCACGGTGCAGTACAGCGGCGACAATAACTATCTGGGATCAACATCCGGGGCAACGACGATCTACCTGCCTGCTGTAAGCACCACCACGCTGAGCCTTTCTCCGTCGTCGATTGCAATCGGCACAACCAACGTTACCGCCACCTACGGTGTAACCAGCACGACGCCGGGAACCATAGCGGGCACGGTGAACTTCACCGTGGATGGGGTAAATGCTGGAAGCACGACAACCCTGAGCGGAACGTATGCCTTACCAACCTCTTCGCTGAGCGCGGCCGCGCATACGGTCTATGCCGTCTTCACGTCCTCCAATAGTTCGTATCAGAATTCGGTCTCAGCACCCGCAACGCTGACCGTAACTCCTGCACCGACCTTTACGTTAGGTGCCTCTCCTGCGTCGCTCACGGTAACGCGTGGAGTTCCTGGCACAGCGAATATCTCAGTCACTGCGGTGAACGGTTTCAGCTCTTCCGTGGCCCTGGCTTGCAGCATTTCCGGATCTCCTACGGGAGCGGTCTGCGGCTTGTCTCCGTCCACCGTGACACCGGGAGTCGTCTCCGTGTTGAATATCACTACGGTTCGTGGCTCATCCCGCACGGGCAGCTTTGCACACTGGAAGCCCGCAGCTTTCGGAGGCGTAGCCTTTGCCGGGCTGTTATTCCTTCTGCGGCCTCGCCGCCGTCGGATGATGCCTCTGCTGGGCTTGTTGCTGCTACTTGGCGCGGCCGGAGCCATGAACGGCTGCGGTGGTGGCGGTACGGCTTCAACCGGAACTCCCGGGACGCCTGTGGGCACCTACACCGTGACCATAACGGGCACCAGCGGAGCCATTACGCAGACAGCAACGCTCTCGCTCACAGTGAACTAG
- a CDS encoding COX15/CtaA family protein encodes MATAAVQFAPSQALTPNVRRLAWLTLGWNILVVLWGAVVRATGSGAGCGNHWPLCNGQVIPHSPRVDTIVEFTHRMMTGGATLLTVALLIAVFAATAKYHPARKAIVAATILLVNEAILGAVLVKLGYVTGNRSVGRVILLSIHLSNTLLLLGAYTLSVYFLERPWRFTVSRRNLWFSIVGIVSTLVVGVSGSLAALGDTLFPSTSLRAAFVQDFSSSAPMILRLRSVHPLSAILATIFVVWLLKRAWGSPLANLVLALLAFQIALGLADLLLLAPTWMQVVHLLGADLYWSALLWLSARQTFPLAKELNA; translated from the coding sequence GTGGCTACAGCAGCGGTACAGTTCGCTCCCTCGCAAGCCCTCACCCCAAACGTGCGGCGTCTGGCATGGTTGACGCTTGGATGGAACATCCTCGTGGTGCTGTGGGGCGCGGTCGTCCGCGCAACCGGCTCCGGTGCGGGCTGCGGCAACCACTGGCCTTTGTGCAACGGCCAGGTCATTCCCCATTCCCCCCGTGTCGACACGATTGTCGAGTTCACCCATCGCATGATGACGGGCGGCGCAACACTGTTGACCGTTGCCTTGCTTATCGCAGTCTTCGCTGCAACGGCAAAGTACCATCCGGCGCGCAAAGCGATTGTCGCAGCAACCATTTTGCTGGTAAATGAGGCAATTCTCGGAGCGGTACTGGTCAAGCTCGGCTATGTGACCGGCAACCGGTCAGTGGGCCGCGTGATCCTGCTCTCGATCCATCTGTCGAATACGCTCCTGTTGCTGGGTGCGTACACCTTGTCGGTGTACTTCCTGGAGCGGCCGTGGCGGTTCACCGTTTCGCGACGCAATCTCTGGTTCAGCATTGTTGGAATAGTCAGCACGCTTGTTGTTGGCGTGAGCGGCTCGCTGGCGGCGCTCGGCGATACGCTCTTCCCCTCGACTTCTCTGCGTGCGGCCTTCGTCCAGGATTTCTCCAGCTCCGCCCCCATGATCCTTCGCCTGCGCAGCGTGCATCCGCTGAGCGCCATTCTTGCAACCATCTTTGTCGTATGGCTGCTGAAGCGCGCCTGGGGATCGCCGCTCGCGAACCTGGTGCTCGCTCTGCTTGCATTTCAGATTGCGCTGGGCCTGGCGGACCTGCTGCTGCTGGCTCCAACGTGGATGCAGGTCGTTCATCTGCTGGGCGCTGACCTATACTGGTCTGCGTTGCTCTGGCTTTCCGCCAGGCAGACATTCCCACTTGCGAAGGAACTGAATGCGTAA